In Carboxydothermus pertinax, one genomic interval encodes:
- a CDS encoding metal ABC transporter permease, producing the protein MELNVVQNSLLIAALLAVEGSLVGVFLLLRRYSLLADTLAHFSLIGIAMGIFFGFSSLFGGIVAALTGALILETLRQKENAFTDANLALISAGGLSLAIILASLKGEVWQSLGQYLFGSLLFVGKQDLIWALFTFFGVLLFMLFFSRHLLLLSLDPAGAKSQGIKGKFIELFLMILATLVIAGGIQAVGAMLTGAFLVLPALIGIELSRSFTEVIIWAITASVVMAGVGLFITFLLNLPPGATIVANGVLIYILVVLGKKFGRRRI; encoded by the coding sequence TTGGAGTTGAATGTTGTCCAGAATAGTTTATTAATTGCAGCGTTACTAGCAGTTGAAGGAAGCCTGGTGGGAGTATTTTTACTGCTAAGAAGGTACAGCCTTTTAGCCGATACCTTAGCTCATTTTTCGCTAATAGGAATAGCTATGGGGATTTTTTTTGGCTTTTCTTCCCTTTTTGGCGGGATTGTAGCGGCTTTAACCGGAGCTCTGATCCTTGAGACCCTACGGCAAAAAGAAAACGCTTTTACCGATGCTAACCTTGCTTTAATTTCCGCAGGGGGCTTATCCCTGGCAATAATTTTAGCGTCCCTAAAAGGGGAAGTGTGGCAAAGCTTAGGACAGTACTTGTTTGGAAGCCTTCTCTTTGTTGGAAAACAAGATTTAATTTGGGCTTTATTTACCTTTTTTGGAGTCTTATTATTTATGCTTTTTTTTAGCCGGCATTTATTGCTTCTGTCGCTAGACCCAGCCGGGGCCAAAAGTCAGGGGATAAAAGGAAAATTTATAGAGCTTTTTTTAATGATTTTAGCCACTCTAGTAATTGCCGGAGGCATTCAAGCGGTAGGGGCTATGTTAACTGGAGCTTTTTTAGTGTTACCAGCTTTAATTGGAATTGAACTTTCCCGCTCCTTTACGGAAGTAATAATCTGGGCAATAACGGCTAGTGTTGTTATGGCTGGCGTTGGCCTTTTTATTACATTTTTATTAAACTTGCCGCCGGGTGCTACCATTGTGGCTAACGGTGTATTAATATATATTCTGGTAGTATTAGGGAAAAAATTTGGAAGAAGGAGGATTTAA
- a CDS encoding metal ABC transporter ATP-binding protein: MNLGLLVEDLTVNYGDELSLKNINFSLKDGDFLLVLGKNGAGKSTLLKAITGEISYAGNINTFNHKIGYVAQKLPQTIKFPVTVEELVLTGTLKGKPKLFYSKEDREIAEKALKATNLLAKRKKLLGNLSGGELRRAFIARALAGKADLLLLDEPTSGLDQRSREELYQVLNNFFKENTIVLMVTHDPREIKILGNKILHLEKQILYFGAKDRYLAGEEKDLGVECCPE; the protein is encoded by the coding sequence TTGAACTTGGGGCTATTAGTGGAAGACCTTACCGTTAATTATGGCGACGAGCTTTCTTTAAAAAATATAAACTTTTCCTTAAAAGATGGAGATTTTCTTTTAGTTTTAGGGAAAAACGGAGCGGGGAAGTCCACCCTCTTAAAGGCAATTACCGGTGAGATTAGCTATGCTGGGAATATCAATACTTTTAACCATAAAATCGGTTACGTTGCTCAAAAACTTCCCCAAACCATAAAGTTTCCGGTAACCGTTGAAGAATTGGTGTTAACCGGAACATTAAAGGGAAAACCCAAGCTTTTTTATTCTAAAGAAGACCGGGAAATAGCTGAGAAAGCGCTTAAGGCAACCAACTTATTAGCTAAAAGGAAAAAGCTCTTAGGGAACCTCTCTGGCGGCGAGTTACGGCGGGCGTTCATTGCCCGGGCGTTAGCAGGTAAGGCTGATTTATTATTACTGGATGAGCCAACCAGCGGCCTTGATCAAAGAAGTCGGGAGGAATTGTACCAGGTTTTAAATAATTTTTTCAAAGAAAATACTATTGTCTTAATGGTTACCCATGATCCAAGAGAGATAAAAATATTAGGTAATAAAATACTCCATTTGGAAAAGCAAATTTTGTATTTTGGAGCCAAAGACCGGTATCTTGCAGGGGAGGAAAAGGATCTTGGAGTTGAATGTTGTCCAGAATAG
- a CDS encoding Fur family transcriptional regulator produces MNIKEAVEILKEKGVRITPQRQALLKIFADNKSYTARQVAEFLRPIYPGFSYDTVYRNLKLFCQLGILGETMAPDGVARYSLNTGEHHHYFTCLRCGVKVALESCPMEESKIKLSKKIGSITYHRFELFGECKSCEEGKK; encoded by the coding sequence ATGAACATCAAAGAAGCTGTAGAGATTTTAAAAGAAAAAGGAGTACGGATTACGCCCCAGCGGCAGGCGCTTTTAAAGATATTTGCCGATAATAAAAGCTATACCGCCCGGCAGGTGGCGGAATTTCTGCGGCCGATTTATCCAGGTTTTAGTTACGACACCGTTTACCGAAACTTAAAACTGTTTTGCCAGCTGGGTATATTGGGAGAAACCATGGCACCCGACGGAGTTGCCCGGTATTCCCTAAATACCGGTGAGCATCACCATTACTTTACCTGTCTTAGATGTGGGGTAAAAGTTGCCTTAGAAAGCTGTCCAATGGAAGAAAGTAAAATAAAGCTTTCAAAAAAGATTGGCAGTATTACCTATCATCGTTTTGAACTTTTTGGAGAGTGTAAATCCTGCGAGGAGGGGAAGAAATGA
- a CDS encoding metal ABC transporter substrate-binding protein: MKRFLALLLIFTFLGFTGCSVVKTSSVENGKPLIVATIYPYGELAREIAQEKASVVILSPPGTDAHDFEPKPSDLFTLKKANLIILNGGGLEPWAEKVVKLLGGVKVVKAESVVGAQKSNDPHYWLSLIYARKIAGAIKDNLIAVDPENKSYYEENYRKLADKLYELHLEMVDLTSDIKSRKIFTLHRAFSYFARDYGLEEISLLVGKESEATPGDIEKFMKEFSASQTGYVFFDPVFSKKLAEKVARSYKVKFMPLYTLEGVDETLKGKSYLQLMQENIETLRLTLGGDD; this comes from the coding sequence ATGAAGCGTTTTTTGGCGTTACTTTTAATATTTACCTTTTTGGGTTTTACCGGCTGTTCAGTTGTTAAAACTTCTTCGGTAGAGAATGGCAAGCCTCTTATAGTAGCTACCATTTATCCTTATGGTGAACTTGCCCGGGAAATTGCCCAAGAGAAAGCTTCGGTGGTAATTTTATCCCCTCCCGGAACTGATGCTCACGATTTTGAACCAAAGCCTTCGGACCTTTTTACCCTTAAAAAAGCAAATCTTATTATCCTGAATGGGGGAGGCCTTGAACCCTGGGCAGAAAAGGTAGTAAAGCTCCTCGGTGGCGTAAAAGTAGTCAAAGCCGAAAGTGTAGTTGGGGCACAAAAGAGCAACGACCCCCATTACTGGCTTTCTCTCATCTATGCCCGCAAAATTGCCGGGGCAATTAAGGATAATTTAATTGCTGTGGATCCTGAAAATAAAAGTTACTACGAGGAAAATTATCGTAAACTTGCGGATAAATTGTACGAACTTCATCTAGAAATGGTGGACCTTACCTCAGATATAAAATCCCGGAAAATTTTTACCTTGCATCGAGCTTTTAGCTATTTTGCCAGGGATTATGGTCTTGAAGAAATATCCCTATTGGTGGGGAAGGAAAGCGAAGCGACTCCCGGTGATATTGAGAAGTTTATGAAGGAATTTTCTGCCTCACAAACGGGATATGTATTTTTTGATCCTGTTTTTAGCAAAAAACTTGCGGAAAAGGTTGCCCGGTCCTATAAAGTAAAGTTTATGCCCCTTTATACTCTAGAAGGAGTCGACGAAACCTTAAAAGGTAAAAGTTATCTTCAATTAATGCAGGAAAATATTGAAACTTTGCGCCTGACTTTAGGAGGAGATGATTGA